CACACGGAGCAGAGCGTGCTCTTACCAGCGCCAACGTCGCCCGTTAGCCCTATTATCGGCACGGTAACCGCCTCCCTGCGTTTCGTCCGTATATTCTATTACGTCCTTTGGGATCTCGCCGATGAAGCGCGACATCGGGTTGCGCTGGATGCCGCCAAAGAGCAGACGGCTTGACGCGCAGCTTATGTAAAGCTGCTCCCGCGCTCGCGTCATGCCCACGTAGCAGAGGCGGCGCTCCTCCGAAATATCGCCCTCCCCCGCCACGGCGCGCGCGCCGGGAAAAATCCCCTCTTCAAGTCCAACGAGAAATACTATCGGAAATTCCAGCCCTTTCGCCGCGTGCAGCGTCAGCATGTTTACGGCGTCTTCCTGCTCCTGTGCAGAATCCTGATCCGTGATGAGCGGTATCTCCGTCAGCGCCTGTTCGACGTCGCTTTCAGGCGGCACTATGGAGAGCAGTTCCAGCACGTTTTCAAGGCGTTCCTCCCAGTCGTCGGGATATTCTTCGCGCAGATAGGCGTCGTAGCCGTTGACCTCCGTGATGGTGCGCACCGCGTCGCCTATGTTTTCTTTATTTTCGAGGATGGCTATCATGTCCGCCGCAAGCGCTTTCACGCCGTTTGCCTGCTTGCCTTTGAGCCCTGCGCCGTTTTCGTGCAGCTCGCGCCATATATCTTGGGCCTCTGCCGCCTCCATGGAATTTATTTTTTCGCCTACGAGCTCAAGGCTCTTTTTGCCAAGGCCGCGCACAGGAATGTTTCCGACTCTGCCAAGCGATAGCATGTCGCGCGGGTTTACGGAAAGACGCAGCATGGAGAGGGCGTCTTTTACCTCAGCGCGTTCGTAGAAGGCGACGCCGCGTATGACCCTGTAAGGTATCGCGCGTTCCAGCAAAGCCTGCTCTATGCCGCGGCTTAGGACGTTCATGCGGTACAATATCGCCATCTCTTTGTATCGGTAGCCGTCGTCATGCAGCGCCTCTATTTTTTTCGCTATCCATTCCGCCTCCTGAGAGTCCATGGAAACGCGGCGCACCTTTATAGCGCTTCCCATATCTGACGCCGTCCAAAGGTCTTTAGGGTGGCGGTCGTCGTTGTTTTTGATGACGCCGTTTGCGCCGGCCAGAATGTTGCCAGTCGAACGATAGTTCTGGTCCAGTATAGTCATCTTCGCGCCTTTGAAGTCGCGTTCAAAGTTCAATATCATGCTCATCTCCGCGCCGCGCCAGCCGTATATCGACTGGTCGGGGTCGCCTACTACCATTATTTTGCGCCCAGCGTCTACAAGTATGCGCAAAAGCAGATACTGCGGATGGTTGACGTCCTGATACTCGTCTACCAGTATCCAGTCGTATCTCCCGCGCTCGTGTTCCAGCACCTCTTTGTCCGTTGCAAGTATGCGCAGCGGCAGCACCATGAGGTCGTCAAAGTCAAGCGCGCCCTGCGCTTTGAGCGAACGCGAGTAGGCGTCGTAAAGGGAGCGCCAGCGCTCGTCTATCTTAGGCGCGCCAGTCACTGGGTTTGATTTTGTTTTTGCTTCGGATATAAGTTCAAGCGCGGAAGAGACGTCAAGCCGCTTCGGGTCGATGTTGAGTTCCGCCATCGCGCGTTTTACTACGGATTTTGTGTCGTTTCTATCAAAGATTACGAAGGGGTACGGATGGCCCGCGCGCCGCATCGCCTCTTGATACCTGTGCAGGAAGCGGAGGCCGTAGGCGTGGAAGGTGGCCAGTTCCAGCCCCTGAAGGTTGCCGTCCATCATAGCCTCGGCGCGTCCGCGCATTTCGCGCGCCGCCTTGTTTGTAAAGGTGAGCGCGAGTATGCGCCACGGACGGACTCCCTGCTCCTGTATCAGATAGGCTATCTTTGTGGTCAACACCTTCGTTTTGCCGCTGCCCGCGCCGGCCAGCACCACCTGCGGCCCGGCGCAGTAGGCGACGGCTTCGCGCTGGCGCGGGTTCAGAG
This DNA window, taken from Cloacibacillus sp., encodes the following:
- a CDS encoding UvrD-helicase domain-containing protein; translation: MACELTDSLNPRQREAVAYCAGPQVVLAGAGSGKTKVLTTKIAYLIQEQGVRPWRILALTFTNKAAREMRGRAEAMMDGNLQGLELATFHAYGLRFLHRYQEAMRRAGHPYPFVIFDRNDTKSVVKRAMAELNIDPKRLDVSSALELISEAKTKSNPVTGAPKIDERWRSLYDAYSRSLKAQGALDFDDLMVLPLRILATDKEVLEHERGRYDWILVDEYQDVNHPQYLLLRILVDAGRKIMVVGDPDQSIYGWRGAEMSMILNFERDFKGAKMTILDQNYRSTGNILAGANGVIKNNDDRHPKDLWTASDMGSAIKVRRVSMDSQEAEWIAKKIEALHDDGYRYKEMAILYRMNVLSRGIEQALLERAIPYRVIRGVAFYERAEVKDALSMLRLSVNPRDMLSLGRVGNIPVRGLGKKSLELVGEKINSMEAAEAQDIWRELHENGAGLKGKQANGVKALAADMIAILENKENIGDAVRTITEVNGYDAYLREEYPDDWEERLENVLELLSIVPPESDVEQALTEIPLITDQDSAQEQEDAVNMLTLHAAKGLEFPIVFLVGLEEGIFPGARAVAGEGDISEERRLCYVGMTRAREQLYISCASSRLLFGGIQRNPMSRFIGEIPKDVIEYTDETQGGGYRADNRANGRRWRW